The following nucleotide sequence is from Zea mays cultivar B73 chromosome 1, Zm-B73-REFERENCE-NAM-5.0, whole genome shotgun sequence.
ACCTCGCCCCCTCGATGACATCTTCAGAGTTCAGATCAAGAAGCGAGCGCAATTCTTCCATGAGCCATCAGAATTCAGAAACATAGCTCAAAACCACGAGAAACATGTATGTATGCGACCGCTACCTTTGAGTATGACTCCACTCCCCAGCTTCCGGTACCTAAAAGCTTGAAGAAATAGAAGCAGCAGGTCAGGTGGTTGCGTGGCCACCGGAGAAATCTGTATGTCTACGACGACGACTCGTGCCACGGCGTTACCTGGTGATGTCAGGCTGCTCTGCTCGCGCTGGCGTGGGCGTGGAGAGGGCCATGGCGTCGACAACCGCCATGTCTAAGACCACCCTCCGCCTGGAGAGCGCGCAGGTCGCCTTCAGATACGGAGCCCTGCTGCGGGCCGCCGGCCAGACGGCCGCAGGTACAGGGAGTAGCCTCGAGGTCGGAGACACCCATGGCGAGGAGGAGCTTGTCCGGTCGATCTGCGGGGACGAATCGACGCCGGGTGTCCTCGCCACCGGGGTGGAGGCGCGGTCGCTAGGGTTTTGAGCGAGATGACCGCGACCGCCGCGCGGGGAAGGGGTCACAGTCTCACAGAGCGAGATTGGGGTGGCAAGGGCGAGATCACGGAGCGAGATTGGCGCGGACCGGGGCAGGGGGGGCAGCCGtcgggcagaaccgtgcaccgtgTGATTGTGGACGTCTACGTTAGTGTCTTATgtagtagtatagatatagatttcAAACCATCACATGCAAAGTGACCAGGCTGCATGTGAAATTAGACATAGAAAATATAAATTAGAGATGTATTATAAATTGGTACTAACATATGCTAACCGAAGAATACAAGCTTAAAAATAAGGGTACCCTGAAAATGAAGTAGGGCAGTAGGAACTTGTAGAGCAACAGTCTCAGACTACAGTGTTGTCCTCTCCACAGCAGGCGGTGAGGCTGAACCTGAAACAAAACACCACACAATCTCAATCTATCCCTCCATGGAACCTAGCCCACATCCACAGTAACCTCCGGTGTCGACTGCTGCATTGGCTTCTGCTCGGCCCCCTCGTCCCTGCATCCTCCCAAATGTAGCACAATGCAACATAAACACTATCTAAAAAGCCTAAACTCTAAACAAAGGTTGACCGACCGCTTACAGTTTAGCGTTTAGGATACACTAAAAAACGGTAACAACTTTGTAGTTAAGTCGTTGTTCACTGTTCTAATGTTCCACCTTTTCAAGCATGGACACATTTGGTATGCTCAACACTTATTTTAATTGTTGAAAATGTAGAATCTATAGTATGTGCTACAAGGGTTGCAAGCACACTCAATACAAGCTGGATAAGTGGATAGTTGAAACCAGAGGAAACATTTTTTATGGAACACTCAATTTGTGTTGTTTGATAAAAAAAACTTCTGAGTTTGACAGATAACCCAATTGTTCacttctttttttattttttctcatttcttttgtgtTGGTAGTACATGATTTTCAAACTAATTTTTAGTTTCCATGTCATTAACTCAACGGGAGCAATTGGGTTATCTGTACCAAATTAAACCTTTTTGGCAAATTCGAAACTCTCAGTATGGCAAATGCCTGGCTCCAAGAGTCCCTGATAAGAATATCTCATTATATCGTTTCAAAAAAGCATAGCTCATTATCAACCCATATGGTTAATTATTGTGGTTGTAATACACAAGTAGACAACCATGTTATGATAATACTGGTAGATGGAGAGGACGGAGACGCCGATGGAGACGGTGATGCCGAAGGCAGAGAAGGTGAAGGGCGAGATCTGCACCACGGGTGAGCGGCCTCTGTCGGGGTGGGGCGAGAAACGCGCTTGGGGACGCTGGGGACGCCTGCTCCGGCCTCTCTGTCAAGCACTCAGTTTTATTACTGAGATTACTCTGTATAGAGATTAAAATACATGTATAGAACTAACGCTATATACTGCTCCATCACAGGCGTCCGCTTGCTGTGCAGCGACATCCGCTGAGTTGTTGCCTTGCCTTCGTAAGCTTCTCCATGCGGCGAAGGGGTTGTCTCCCTCCGTGAAACTGCAGTGTGCGAGCACTCATCAATGATTTAGCACAAGATAATAATCTTTCTATCTTCAAATTTCAACTTTCAGATATAACGCAACAAATACTGAAATTATAAAGTATTCACCTCAGATCTGTGTGGTAGTTGTTATTCACTATTTATAAGTATCTGGTATTCAATGGATATCATTCAAATAACCATAGTACTCCACAACTAAGCTAAGTCGTTTAACAGAGTAATACATGTAACCTTTAAGGTACTGTTTGACGTTGGTTTGGTACTATTTCCCCTTGTGTTTCTGGCAGAAGTCCAAGCATGGTTAATTATAGCTTGGGTTGTGAGCCTAGAGTTTCTGTCTTCAATATAAGAAACAAATCTAGCTGGAAAGTGAAGTAAGTGTATCCAAAACAGACATAAGTAATTGCCCAATTAGTTGAGATATTGCAGCTATGGTGGACATTATTGTCATTAATACATTTATTATGCTGAATGAAGGTAATGAAATTGCAATGAAAAAGCCAAATGACAAACGAATTAGGTCTGCAGTTCATACAATTTGGGTGAAAATAAGGTCAGTACAACTTAAGGAATGTATGAAATAACAGGGTGAAAGTAAGAATGCAAGGGTATAACTATCATATAATTCAAATGATCATTGGTGCCAATCCTTCTATTATAAGTTCAGAACCAATCTGACAGGGAAGAAACATTAGGTTAGCCATACTAATCAGCATACAAATTGAAGAACTGACATGACCAGCCACAAGACAACATATTATTGCTAAAAAATGTTTAACCATGGCAAAATTGAAAGTGAACagaaatataaatttaatttctTTAAGTCCTGGAGGAAAAGCTCGATGTCGTGGGACACGAGAACCGGTTCCTGTCCTCTGAGTCCCGGCGCCTCGAGGTCCTCGTGTCCCAGGCTCGCGAGGAGGTCGCCGTCGCCGAGCAAGTCGCCGCCACCAATGAGAGCGAGGCCGCCACGCTCCGCGCCGAGGTCGAGCGTCTCCAGGGCCTCCTAGCCGCAGAGAATACCAGAAACTTCAGGACGAGTCCTTGATTCCTCTCACCTCAATCCCAAAGTGCAAGGCGGCGGACTCGTCCTGAAGTCCAAGCTGAGTATCTCGGATTCTCGGGGAGCGGCATgacctgctgctgctgcgggaaCGGTGGGACCCGTGAAGGAAGGAGGCGAGCCGGAGGAGCTGCGAGTGAAAGTCGCCGAGGGTGACGAGGTCGATGCTCTCCCAACGAAGGGCGGCCGAAGCGATCCTCTCCGGCCTCCCTGCAGGGCGCAACATAGCGGACCGACGTCGCGCCGACGGGTGACGAGGAACAGGGGTGAGGCGCGGGTACCCGAGGACCGGTGCATGGTGTAGGGGGTGCTGGATCCGAACCGGGCGCtcgcggcggtggggacggagtcaGGATGAGAGGGCTACCACAGATCTCGCACAAACAACACTGCGGCCATGGCCACGAGATCCTGCCTACCATGGAAGGCCTCCTTCCGTCGTGCGCGCAGGGGGCAGGGGCTGGAGAGCGGGGGGCGGTGGCGGGGGCAAGAGAGGTAGCGTGGGTTGTTGCGGCTCGCTCGCCGTGCGTGCCATGGTGGGCGCGCGGGGGCTGGGGCTGGAGAGCGAGGGGGCGGTGGCGGGGGCAGGAGAGCGTTGCTGCGTCTAGCGGCCCGCTCAGCGTGCGTGCGTAGGAAGGAGGCGGGGGCTCGCGCGGCGTGTGCGGAGGAAGAGGATTGCGGGGACGGATTGCGGCGGCGGAGGCGCTGATTGCGGCGACGGGAGCTACAGACGCGGACGCGGGAGGAGGCAGAACATGGCGCACGCTGTGAACGCCTACGGTAGTGTCTTAAgaagtagtatagatatagattcaAACCTACTAGTTTTTACCATTTTACCCATAGTTAAGGTCAGTGAAGAATATCTAGGTTTGAATCACAATAAGGTCAAGAAATGTGCATTCATTGCGGACTTGAGTGAAGAACCTACATTATTCGTTTCGATAGGCACAATGGTCCGCAGCTCCATGCCTAATTAGCGTGTAGGTAAAACAAATTTTATCTGTGTTCAGCGAAATAAAACACATGCTCGTGTCTGCGTGTTATGCAGCTGTTCTGCTATGGATTTGTTTTTTCGCGTTTGCGTGGAATGTGTTCTGTAGCGTGCCCAGCCAAGTCACAGGACCTTTTTTTTATTTATGTGTTCTGTATAGAGATGTCAATGAGGACCCGATACGCGTCAACCCgtggggaattcccctattagggtacgggtatgAGACAAAATTTATCCCCATGGATATGGATATGAGACAAAATCTTCACTCATTGGATAAACGGATATGGGTTTAGGAAGCAATAATCCGAACCCGATTACCTATGAATATTTCATACGTGTACACCTGTCATAtttgtatgaatgagttgaggccGAGCCGGCCACCAAGCCCAGCACAACAGCGCCCCAGGCTCTAGTCCTAGCCCAACAAGGCAACATGGCAAGGCAACTAGCAGACTAGCAAAAAATAAAACCTAAAATAACCAACTATATGCTACGCCCTGCCCAGACGACGATGACGACCATGGATTCTTAGGCGCCAACGAACTCAGATGGTGACCAAGGAAGGTGAACAAACTTCATTTCTTCATTTCTTCTATCGGTCCTGAAGTACTTATTTCTTTTctgatggatggatgaatggatCATGGTTCATGGATGACTGCTTGCCGATGTGGTGATGTCTGAAATCTAGATTGTTTGTGCTACCTGTTAGTACCTAGTTATCCCTTAATTAGGGATGGGACCTAttggggacccgaaacccgaatgaGGATGAGTATGGGATGAGTCTTGTACCCATGATGGATATGGGGATAGATCAAACATGATGGGGATGAGGATGGGTATGAGATACTATAACCGATGGAGAATTCCCCGTTGATATCTCTAGTTCTGTACTGTGGCTCGGAATGTTTTTTCACGAGCCATCTGAAGCCGTCCAAGCGCATCATAACGGCAAGAAATTCCATGGCGAGGCTTCATGGGTAGGGATGAAAACGTGACGGGAAATTCCCGTCCCATCCCGTTTCGAATACTGTTTTTTTCCGATCGTTTTCGAATTGTTCAAGAACCGATTAGAAACGGTACGAAAACGATTTAGCTAGTTTTTCGATCGTTTTCGTATTTTTCATTTTCGAGTCGTGCTAATACCGTTTTCTACCGTTTTATATAATATGAGATAGATCTAGCACATAATTTATTTAAGTTATAGACTTTTGTTGTGTTCAAGTGAATGAATACGCGAAAAACAAATGTTATAATTACTCTAACTATTATgaatgatgaaaaagagttgtttgTGTATTTCTAAATCTTAAAAATTAGGCAATACATCACTTTATTATGTTTTTGATAAAACTACAAAATAGTTATCTTTCCGACTATAGTTTATTGTTTTCGATCGTTTCCGAGTAACCGACACTTCCGATCCTGTATTGCGACCATTTGGTTTGGTTTTCGTTTTCGTTTTCGtcccgaccaaaaaatataaaaacaAAAACAATTTAGCTATTTTTTCGATCGTTtttgaccgttttcatccctattcATGGGCCTATACTGCTATACCCCACCATGCACCATGGTCCAGAGTCGAGAGAGGCAGAGGTGCGCTTCCCCGTGAGACTGTCTTCAACGGTGAACGCCTCCCTCCCCCCTCCCATTCTGTAGCGGCAACAGGATCCCCCTATACACTGCATCGGTTCCCCCTTCAATGCCCTCAATACCACAGCaggcttctctctccctctccgtcAAGCGTGACGCTAAATCGTCCTCCCACCTCGCTGTTGTCATCGAGTGCACTGCCATGGACGTCATCGTCCCGCTCCATAGGTTGCCGCGCCACCGAGCAGAGAACCAGTAGTTGAGTTAGCTGTAGCGCAATGTATATTTTAGTAGCATGGTGGGATTTAGAGATATGGTATAGAGGAAACCATTGCAGAAGGTGAATATATAGGGGGAGAGAGGGTGATGATGTGGCATGGAAATaggatatagggggaaaaatttaggggaAACCGCTGTAGACAGTCCCGGGCAACTGGTGGGTGTCGTCCTCCTCTTTGCGCAGCAGGTTCTCGCCTCCCCCTCCCCGcagcttctctctctctctccccccccccccccccccccccccccccccccccccccctccccgcCCCATCGTCGGCTAAAGGCGATCGTCCCACCCAGAATTTCCCCCCTCCCCCGCACCCCCCGCAAACATCCTAGCAGCCCTATCATCGCGCCGGTCCCGGCGGCCTGCCGGCCTCCTCGCACCCTCCCAGGTACACTCCGCACGCGGCTCCCCCCAGTTCTCTCAGCTCTCCCCGTCCAATCCAGTACAATCCACGCCGTCTCGATTGGCCGACGCCGCCAAGTCTGTGTGGGGTGCGATCGGCTCGCTGGGTGATCCTGATTGGAGTCGTGGATTCGTTGGGTCAGATGCAACAGGAGTGGAGGGGGATTACCTTTTTTTGTCGCGACTGCCGACTGGGGTCCGCGTATGCGGGTCGGGGTGGGGGGAGCGCACGTGGTTAGGGATTGTGAATTTGTGATCGCAGTACGAAAAGCTATGTCAGACTGGGTGGGGTAGACGAACCGGGGGTCATTTCAGGTCAATTATTAGGTGCTGTACTATGATAGCTTCAATCATCTTCGGATCTGCCATATCGTGCCATTCACTGGTGGAATATCTTGCTTACCTCAAGGGTTTTAAGTCTTAATCCAATAATCAGGGTCTTGTAGCCGTAGGGTTTATGTCCTAGCGCGCCCcccatatatatacacacacacagtAGACAGTACAATGCTCATGTGTTGCTGCGGCACACAAAAATAAATATTACACTTTATCTTTGCCAAAAAGCCTAGAATTGTCTGAGTTGAAAGGAGCCCTGGGTGGTTTTCACTGCCTATCTATGTGGTAATGGACCATTGATAGGGGGAGAGGAATAAACCTATGCGTTTCGCGTTTGATACAGGACGATCGTCAAAACTGGTGCTTTAAAGTAGTATATATATAGAATACGTATGTATGCATATGAGCCACCTGGTTCTGTTTAGCAACCAGATCCATAATTCAGAGGTTCAGGTGGACCCACGTATCATTCAATCAGTGGCAAATTTCCAACTGTATCATCTTACAGATTCTGTCCATAATAATATCAAATACCACATTAATTTGGATTTGTGATGAATTGATGATGAGATAGTAATTAGATACAAATACTACTGCCTTCTTTTGCAGCAGTAAGAGAGTTACTGTTATGAATAGGAATATTGTTAGGAGGACGGCATATATTTTTGTTGTGGGAGGTAGTTGAATGAGGCTCTAGACCTCAGTGCGGCTTAGGGCCAGTTTGGTAGAGGACTCCTTCCTGAATCCTGATGCTTCTTGATTCTGTGATGAGAGTGCTTCTGGTGGGGACCAAGGTGGGGAGCAGGGTAGGGAGTGATTCTAGATTGATTCTAGCAGTGGTTGAACAGAGAGCTATGGAGAATGTTTTTTAGCTCCCAGTTCGTAATAACGGAGAAGTGATTTGCATCAGCTCCTCACCAGAATCTAGTTGCATTTGAACTATTTCGTAGGGCTCTTAGGCTCTGTTTGTTTGAGCTGCAACTTTCTAAGCTTTTTTGAAAAGCTGCTGCTGGGCTTTTGATTCCGAGAAGCCAACGATAGCTTTTTAGTGATGTTATTACCTTCCTAGACTCAGTAAGCTATAGAAAGCCTATAAAATTAGGCTTCTCAGCTTCCCACATAAACTCAGCTTTTCTGAGCTTCTGGCTTTCAGGAAGCTAAACCAAAAAGCtagctgtttgtttcagcttctggCTTTTTACACCGAGAAGCTGGTGAGAAGCTCAAACAAACAGGGAAGAATCTCCTCTGAGGAAGCCGTGAGTGGAGCTGTATCAAACTGGCCTTTAGGTGCTGTGGTTGGTCACTGCACCCAGGAGGCTGGGAAGGAGGAAAGGGATAATTGATTCAATCTCTGTTTGGCTTCTAAAAGTACTATTCCTAGGTTGGCAATGACATCTGATGGGAAATAACAAACCTCCAAACTTAGCCGTGAAGCCAAACAACATGCTACCAAGCCAAAAAAAAATTCTAAGCAAACTGAGATATTCAAGCATCACACCTGTACTTGGCCTTATGGCTCTGACGTACAGGCTTGCACCGGGGAACCTGGCCTGCCTCATTGTGGAGACTCCACAGTTCACATGACAGTTGAGGTCAGTGCAACGTTGTCAGGTTATTATCAGTTATTATAGCTATAATGTGTCGGTTTCTAGCTTCGAAGAAAGTATGGATGGAATGATGCTACCTTGACCCTGACAAAAAAAATATAGCTGATTCTTTATTGCCTCCATTGCAAAAGATGTTGAACCCACATTGGTCAAAGAATTCCTTGCATATGACCAATCACCAAATACCACTGACACTAGTTATATTTGGTCAGTTACATTTTTTTTACACGACCTCTTAATAATTTACCCTTATTTAATTGAACTTCTCCTTTTCTGTTTGCAGAGTAATGGATTAATGCATTAAGCAAGGTAATGAAATGTACCAAAAGTGACTTATGGAAAAGAAACAGAGCTTGTTCACTGCTCTGAATGAGGAACTTTAATCTGATGCAGTCTCAAAAGAGCAGAGTTTTGGGagcaatgtcatcctctttgcctaTTCTGCCAAATCCTTTGAAAGGGAGCTTCTCAAGGCCTCATAACCCCCAGCATATTcctatgttgaggcagctgcctgaTGACTCTATGCCCTTGTGTATTGACACACATCAGTCTGCTAGTTTGCACCCAAGAGCTGGTGTTATCGGGGTACCATATTCAGGCTACACTGCTAGTCCACTTGATTCTGTGTCTAACCTTGATAGCCAGACAATGGCTGCACCCTTTATTTCTCAGTCATCCAATTTTGAAGCTCTCCAGTCTCTATCTAATAATACCCCAGAAACACACACTAAGGCAGCCTGGTTCACATCTTCTATGGATGTTTCACCACTCAACACAGATAATATTGCTGCTTCTGATGTTAATCAAATCCAGAGTATACGTCCTGCTATGACATCTGATGAGAGTGCTACACAAAACGATTGGTGGGCAGATATAATGAATGATGATTGGAAAGATATTCTTGACGCAACAGCTACTGATTCCCACTCAAAAGTATGTGAGTGCAGAACCATAATGAGTAAACTTGTAGCTCCGTCTTCTGTTCTTTTAGTTTAGAAATACTCTTCTTTATTATGACATAttacctccgttctcgaatatttgtcgtctaCTAgtgcatttttgaactaaaacacgacaaataaaaaagaactggGGAGTATTAAGTTTGATACTAAACCTACTGGTATGTTTGCGCAAATATTTTATGACATTGAAACTGGAGATTTTTTTGCTTTGCACATACTACTGTGACAGACAACTGCAAATGAAGGTTCCCTTACCCCTTATGAGAAATTGAGAAGCCATAGTGTTATGCAAGTAATTAGGTCTAGCTCTTCAGTTTTTAATTGTTTAGGATGTCTTGTTGAAGTGACCGTGAATATACGATAAGTGATTCCCAACATATTATTTGAATAGTGATATTGTACATGTTAGATTGACCACTAGAGGTACCatgttagaatcttttaagaACTTTTCATGTTATTAACGCTAAATGGTTACTGCTGGAAAATTAAAGTGCTCTTGCCACATCTCTTTGGTACAATATAGGCGTCAGTTATCTGATTTTAAGATAGTTGTAGGCTTGTAGTCCTGTAATTGTCTGTGATACTAGTTGTAATGACTTATGTTTTTTTTTCATGACTGTTACTCCCTTCTGTTATAGGCCATGATTCAAATTTCCAACTCAGCTACATCACTACCTGCAGTAAATCAGTCAGCTTCATCTCATAGTAGGGAGATTTGTCCTGTTGCTAGTCCTCCCAATAGCAGCAATGCTTCAGTTGCCAAACAACGGATGAGATGGACCCCAGAACTCCATGAATGTTTTGTAGATGCTGTAAATCAGCTTGGCGGTAGCGAAAGTATGTCTGCCCTATTGGCATTTCCCCTCAAATAGTTTAAGTTATGAACCCTACATCACATCATCTAATGCATGTGTTTATTTATCTTTTCTTATTCCTATTCAGAAGCTACTCCTAAGGGTGTGCTAAAGCTTATGAAAGTTGATGGTTTGACTATATATCATGTCAAAAGCCACCTGCAGGTTTGCTGTTTAGCTTTCTAAGTAGTATTCTTGCCCAAAGGAGGCCTTTTCATTTTCTTATTTGAACTCGTTTGTGTTGCAGAAGTACCGCACAGCCCGCTATAAACCAGACCTGTCAGAAGGTTTATTTGCTTGGCCTCTTCCCAACCTATTTTCTCTGCGTTGTGGATTACATTTTGCATGTGAAATGTTGGGGTCATGAAGCTTTCatcatatttatttatttgtgtcATGATAACCATGTCGTGAGGAATTCTGTGTTGCAGACAGCATGCATGCATGTAGCTGGATCAAAATAAGTGTGAGTTGTTAGTGTTAATATTACACTTCTTTAAATCATTATGCAGGTACATCGGAAAAAAGGACAGCCACTGAAGAGCTGGTCCTGGACCTGAAAACGTGAGTGAGATACTTGCCATATGTAATCCTTCATTTCACTTGATGGTGTGCTATTTGTCTCTTTTGATGGTAACTGTTACCATGTTACTGTGTGATTCCACATGCATTGAAGCGAAGCTCTGGAGTTTATTCACATTTGGGTTATGGTTTTGATTGACACTCATAATTTAGCTTGAAAGAAAATGCTGTTTGAGATTTTCTTTTAGGTGTTACTGTGAATTCTTAAGGATTGCACAAAATAAGGAGGCACTTAAATGCTTTGTATTCAAGGCTAATGGAAAACAACATTCTGCGTGTTTGAACCTTGGTTTGTGGCttttgttgggtttcaactcttaCCTACtctaacttgcttgggactaaaggctttgttgttgttgtatctGGAGTTCTGGACATAGTGTATATATAAGTGCATAGCAAAAGCTATGTATTTAGAAAAACTAAAACATattataatttggaatggagtaTGAATTAAAGAAAAATATTCTTTGTACATCTCTTGAAATGATGGCAGAGTATTAAAAGTATCGTCTTTGCCATTTTGATTGCTAATTATTTGCCAATTTATGCATGTGCAATTGGTTGATACTTGATAGTGGTTTGAGGAATATGCTTTGTTTTTTGTTCATAATGATACTAAAGCGTGTCTGGGCATGTATGGTTTGCTGTCCTAGAATTGATCTATTTTCTGACTGTTCTAAGCTGACACATTTGCATCCATCGATTTGCATTATTTCCCATGCAGTAAAGAATTTTGAGGGCTATGAATTACCTACAAGCTATTTCAAATCTATTCTTGAAGGGCCTTTTTACAACAGAAATGCTTATACAATCATGGTCTGGGATTTAACAATAGATACTCCGAGCATAGATCATGCCCTCAGTGTTCGATGCATCTGTCAAGTGTCAACGCCCTCTTCTAGTTATGGAATTGTCATGATGTGCATTGAGCCATTGCATTcacttttgttgcttcttttgAAACATAAAATCTAATTTGAAGGTTTTCCTATATGTTAAAGTGCATTTTACGATCATCATTGTCTGTTACTTCTTGGTCCATGATATTGGGCATTCTTGTATAGGAGCATGGATCTTACTGAAGCACTGCGCCTTCAGATGGAAGTCCAGAAACGGCTTCATGAACAGCTTGAGGTACTAATTCTAAATTCAGTTAGTGTTGATTCCACAAGGCCCTGTTTGGTTTTCACGGATTGGAGGCCTGTAACGATTCCTagtcggattgcttctctaatttatataagttttgatAAGCTGGAACGAATCCTTCCTGGACACAAACGAACGGGCCCTAAGTGATTTTGCCCAACATTAATATTAATGCCAATGAAGCTTGCTTTATCCtaacactatatatatatatattcctaTATTGCAGATTCAGCGAAAATTGCAGTTGCGGATTGAAGAGCAAGGAAAGTATCTGCAGATGATGTTTGAAAAGCAGAGTCAATCGAGCACGGAGAAAGTCCAGGATCCATCCTCAAGGGATACAACAGCTAAACCGTCATCTAATCAGAGCCAGTCTACAAACAAGGATTGTGGTGCAACCATGGACCCAAATGGAACAGGAGGCATCGTACGGACTGCAGAACTGGGAGAACGTTCGTCTGAATTAGGTGTAAAACAGAAACTCGTAGAGATCGAAGAATCTGGTACCGAAGTAGCCACAGGCGACAGATCTAAGATCTCCCAAGAGAAGCGGCGCAAACTGCAAGATAGTTAACATATCGGTTGCACTATTCAGACATAGCTGTTCAAACCGTTTGCTT
It contains:
- the LOC100382084 gene encoding protein PHOSPHATE STARVATION RESPONSE 1 isoform X1 gives rise to the protein MRNFNLMQSQKSRVLGAMSSSLPILPNPLKGSFSRPHNPQHIPMLRQLPDDSMPLCIDTHQSASLHPRAGVIGVPYSGYTASPLDSVSNLDSQTMAAPFISQSSNFEALQSLSNNTPETHTKAAWFTSSMDVSPLNTDNIAASDVNQIQSIRPAMTSDESATQNDWWADIMNDDWKDILDATATDSHSKAMIQISNSATSLPAVNQSASSHSREICPVASPPNSSNASVAKQRMRWTPELHECFVDAVNQLGGSEKATPKGVLKLMKVDGLTIYHVKSHLQKYRTARYKPDLSEGTSEKRTATEELVLDLKTSMDLTEALRLQMEVQKRLHEQLEIQRKLQLRIEEQGKYLQMMFEKQSQSSTEKVQDPSSRDTTAKPSSNQSQSTNKDCGATMDPNGTGGIVRTAELGERSSELGVKQKLVEIEESGTEVATGDRSKISQEKRRKLQDS
- the LOC100382084 gene encoding protein PHOSPHATE STARVATION RESPONSE 1 isoform X2, whose product is MSSSLPILPNPLKGSFSRPHNPQHIPMLRQLPDDSMPLCIDTHQSASLHPRAGVIGVPYSGYTASPLDSVSNLDSQTMAAPFISQSSNFEALQSLSNNTPETHTKAAWFTSSMDVSPLNTDNIAASDVNQIQSIRPAMTSDESATQNDWWADIMNDDWKDILDATATDSHSKAMIQISNSATSLPAVNQSASSHSREICPVASPPNSSNASVAKQRMRWTPELHECFVDAVNQLGGSEKATPKGVLKLMKVDGLTIYHVKSHLQKYRTARYKPDLSEGTSEKRTATEELVLDLKTSMDLTEALRLQMEVQKRLHEQLEIQRKLQLRIEEQGKYLQMMFEKQSQSSTEKVQDPSSRDTTAKPSSNQSQSTNKDCGATMDPNGTGGIVRTAELGERSSELGVKQKLVEIEESGTEVATGDRSKISQEKRRKLQDS